Proteins from a genomic interval of Methanophagales archaeon:
- a CDS encoding AbrB/MazE/SpoVT family DNA-binding domain-containing protein, which produces MGEKKVPVRVGSQRRVILPPSLLEEIGVKEGDIVLVSVTKAKVEEEKPNKTPP; this is translated from the coding sequence ATGGGAGAAAAGAAAGTGCCAGTGCGTGTAGGTTCACAGCGGCGTGTAATCCTTCCGCCATCTCTTCTTGAGGAGATAGGTGTGAAGGAGGGGGATATAGTTCTGGTGAGTGTAACGAAGGCGAAGGTGGAAGAGGAAAAGCCTAACAAAACGCCCCCGTAG
- a CDS encoding TROVE domain-containing protein: MKRKTVWRKLRQEAIPEPEKANKEGFPSYKRTIEEEVLAVLMTGTTANLFYVKAEENIKEMLDVLRRCENLQFLAKATVYARNKGFMRTLPIASLVEISRRSPKVFKEIADKVCQNPHDWQQFIDIARSKTIRGGVGRALKEKMIKTIASMTTYHAVKYPKAVEDMINIARPREDVNPVVINYIKKKMHEGDGQLEALKVVKTSESEDEIIEAIERGRLPYEVVTGSVKKMTPKIWEALLYQAPYFNLIRNLNNFGRNGVFDKRENLDYVVKRITDENAIKQSKVLPFRFYVAYRMLEDFRGAERLKTALLRALELSIVNLPEIRDKVAIASDVSGSMSSNLTGDYSIVQCIDLVGLFTGCLVKRCIQLPVLLPFESVVREDIAAEAYTKETIFEIARVFKADGGTSLSAPVEWLIEKKEAVDLFIAFTDNEEWVGRGFLEAWTDYKRDIAPHARAYLVTLLPYRDFPAPPQIEDVYFIYGWSDAVLKYITVDIKEQLHEVDKEVV; encoded by the coding sequence ATGAAGAGGAAGACAGTTTGGAGGAAGTTGAGGCAGGAAGCGATACCAGAGCCTGAAAAAGCAAACAAAGAGGGATTTCCATCCTACAAGAGGACGATAGAGGAAGAAGTGCTTGCGGTCTTGATGACGGGGACGACGGCGAATTTGTTTTATGTGAAGGCGGAAGAGAACATCAAGGAGATGCTCGATGTGCTGAGGAGATGCGAGAATTTGCAGTTTCTGGCAAAGGCTACGGTGTATGCGAGGAACAAAGGCTTCATGAGGACATTACCGATAGCGAGCTTAGTGGAAATTTCGAGAAGGTCGCCAAAAGTTTTCAAGGAGATCGCGGACAAGGTCTGCCAGAACCCGCATGACTGGCAGCAGTTCATAGACATAGCGAGATCAAAAACGATAAGAGGAGGTGTAGGAAGAGCGCTAAAGGAGAAGATGATAAAGACAATAGCCAGCATGACGACCTATCACGCAGTTAAGTATCCAAAAGCGGTAGAGGACATGATAAACATAGCGAGACCGCGTGAGGATGTCAATCCTGTGGTGATAAACTACATCAAGAAGAAGATGCACGAGGGGGATGGGCAGTTAGAGGCTTTGAAGGTAGTAAAGACTTCCGAGAGCGAAGATGAAATCATAGAGGCGATAGAAAGAGGTCGGCTACCCTATGAGGTAGTAACGGGGAGCGTAAAGAAGATGACACCTAAGATATGGGAGGCTCTACTTTATCAGGCACCATATTTCAACCTCATTCGTAACCTCAACAACTTCGGAAGGAATGGAGTATTCGACAAGCGTGAAAATCTCGACTATGTGGTGAAGAGGATTACTGATGAGAACGCAATAAAACAGTCAAAAGTACTTCCCTTCAGATTTTATGTGGCTTACAGAATGCTTGAGGACTTTAGAGGCGCAGAGCGGCTAAAAACTGCTTTACTGCGTGCATTAGAGCTAAGCATTGTCAATCTTCCAGAAATACGGGACAAGGTAGCAATAGCAAGTGATGTGTCAGGAAGCATGAGCTCAAATCTTACGGGGGATTACAGCATTGTACAGTGTATCGATCTGGTGGGGCTATTTACCGGATGCCTCGTGAAGCGTTGTATACAACTGCCTGTGTTGCTACCTTTTGAAAGTGTGGTAAGGGAAGACATAGCAGCGGAGGCATATACAAAAGAGACGATCTTCGAGATAGCAAGAGTCTTCAAGGCAGATGGTGGGACGTCATTAAGCGCACCTGTCGAGTGGCTCATAGAGAAAAAAGAAGCCGTAGACCTGTTTATAGCATTTACAGATAACGAGGAATGGGTAGGACGGGGTTTCTTAGAGGCGTGGACAGATTACAAAAGAGATATAGCACCTCATGCGAGGGCATACCTCGTGACTTTACTGCCGTATAGGGACTTTCCAGCACCGCCACAAATAGAAGATGTTTACTTCATCTACGGCTGGTCAGATGCAGTGCTGAAATATATCACAGTGGATATTAAAGAACAGTTGCACGAAGTAGACAAAGAAGTGGTCTGA